One Defluviimonas sp. SAOS-178_SWC DNA window includes the following coding sequences:
- a CDS encoding LysR family transcriptional regulator, translated as MAFTIRQLQFFVAAAEKASVSGAARALSISQSSVTEAIQSLEDDLGVMLFERKARGLELTHKGSLFLRHATQILGDVSNARMAFRDEAGQMAGKLSLGVTSLVAGYVLSDILSRFRRAWPQVELSAIEDNGDYLQHLLIGGELDVAVMLTSSIRDRAAMHVEQLLVSPYRLWLPLGHPLTDAEAISLDQLAGEQLILLTVDEIEESTRKLMAALSVKPDIAFRTRSVEAVRSLVATGAGVAVLPSLVYRPWSLEGDRIEIRDVSGDLPSVQVGLCWRKGAPLSDLARAFIRTAQGAVPER; from the coding sequence TTGGCATTCACCATCAGACAGTTGCAATTCTTCGTTGCTGCGGCCGAGAAAGCCAGCGTTTCCGGCGCTGCGCGGGCCCTTTCCATTTCCCAGAGTTCGGTCACCGAGGCGATCCAGTCGCTTGAGGACGATCTGGGCGTGATGCTCTTCGAGCGCAAGGCGCGGGGGCTTGAACTGACCCACAAGGGGTCGCTGTTCCTGCGCCATGCGACCCAGATCCTCGGCGACGTTTCGAACGCGCGGATGGCGTTCCGGGACGAGGCGGGGCAGATGGCTGGGAAGCTGTCGCTCGGCGTCACCTCGCTCGTGGCGGGTTATGTGCTTTCCGACATCCTTTCGCGCTTTCGGCGGGCCTGGCCGCAGGTGGAGCTCTCGGCGATCGAGGACAATGGCGACTATCTTCAGCACCTGCTCATCGGCGGCGAGCTCGACGTCGCGGTCATGCTGACATCGTCGATCCGCGACCGGGCGGCGATGCATGTGGAGCAGCTTCTGGTCTCTCCCTACCGGCTCTGGCTGCCGCTCGGCCATCCGCTGACCGATGCGGAGGCGATCTCGCTCGACCAGTTGGCGGGCGAGCAGTTGATCCTGCTCACGGTCGACGAGATCGAGGAGAGCACCCGCAAGCTGATGGCGGCGCTGTCGGTCAAGCCGGACATCGCCTTCCGCACCCGCTCGGTCGAGGCGGTCCGCAGCCTCGTGGCGACTGGGGCCGGCGTGGCAGTGCTGCCGTCGCTCGTCTACCGGCCGTGGTCGCTTGAGGGCGACCGGATCGAGATCCGCGACGTTTCGGGCGATCTGCCCTCGGTGCAGGTGGGCCTGTGCTGGCGCAAGGGGGCGCCCCTGTCCGACCTGGCACGGGCATTCATCCGGACCGCGCAGGGGGCCGTTCCGGAACGTTAA
- a CDS encoding ABC transporter permease — protein MAEVSVPSSRIWPRWSGWALALGVFVLIWVAGKDLAPWAFDWPKAQTVPVARWISAFTKWLLNEATFGLFTFAELTRFIAAVIDFPYRVVLSLLSTGFLKGQGSGAVQVLPPLSWIAVIAVFAIMGAWAGGRRLALLVAACFIFIAVFGQWQSAMVTLASILVAVPLGVAGGLFLGILAWRSRLFERAIRPVLDLMQTIPVFAYLVPILFLFGFGPTAAVVATLIYAMPPMTRVTQLALARVPRELSDLGHMVGCTPRQMLWRVMVPSARDALMVGVNQVIMLSLNMVIIASMIGAGGLGFDVLAALRRLDFGAGLEAGFAIVALAIALDRLSHAVATRQGRVIGGRMVARHPYLAAALATVLIAGALGLAAPSVQTYPAAWELSTGTFWSRVVEWINVNFFDFLEAIKNAVLLNLLVPFKRFLLGLPWAGVAGLLALAGWRLGGWRLAGLTGALAVLIAVAGLWEKAMITVYLCGISTVIAMLIGLPIGILAAERDRLWTVVRVVIDTLQTLPSFVYLMPAVMLFRVGDFTAMIAVVAFAVAPAIRYTVLGLRGVDPRLIEAGRAMGCTDRQILTRIRLRLALPEILLGLNQTIMFALSMLVITALVGTRDLGQEVYIALTKADPGRGLAAGLAVAFIAIIADRLIHAGARAARARLGLGEGAA, from the coding sequence ATGGCCGAGGTCTCCGTTCCTTCGTCGCGGATCTGGCCCCGGTGGTCGGGCTGGGCCCTGGCACTTGGCGTCTTCGTCCTGATCTGGGTCGCCGGCAAAGATCTTGCCCCCTGGGCGTTCGATTGGCCGAAGGCGCAGACCGTGCCTGTCGCGCGGTGGATCTCGGCCTTCACCAAATGGCTGCTGAACGAAGCCACGTTCGGGCTTTTCACCTTCGCCGAGCTGACGCGCTTCATCGCCGCCGTCATCGACTTTCCCTACCGGGTCGTTCTGTCGCTGCTCTCGACCGGGTTCCTGAAGGGGCAGGGATCCGGGGCGGTGCAGGTCTTGCCGCCGCTGAGCTGGATCGCGGTGATCGCGGTCTTCGCAATCATGGGCGCCTGGGCCGGGGGGCGACGGCTCGCCCTGCTGGTCGCGGCCTGTTTCATCTTCATCGCGGTCTTCGGGCAGTGGCAAAGCGCGATGGTGACGCTCGCCTCGATCCTTGTCGCGGTGCCGCTGGGTGTCGCCGGCGGGCTCTTTCTCGGCATCCTCGCCTGGCGGAGCCGGCTATTCGAGCGGGCGATCCGTCCGGTCCTCGATCTGATGCAGACGATCCCGGTCTTCGCCTATCTGGTGCCGATCCTCTTTCTCTTTGGCTTCGGGCCGACGGCGGCAGTGGTCGCGACGCTGATCTACGCGATGCCTCCGATGACGCGGGTGACGCAGCTCGCGCTGGCGCGGGTGCCAAGGGAACTTTCGGATCTTGGTCACATGGTTGGCTGCACGCCTCGGCAGATGCTCTGGCGGGTCATGGTGCCGTCGGCCCGGGATGCGCTGATGGTCGGTGTCAATCAGGTCATCATGCTCAGCCTCAACATGGTGATCATCGCTTCGATGATCGGCGCGGGCGGTCTTGGCTTCGACGTTCTTGCGGCGCTGAGGCGGCTCGATTTCGGCGCGGGACTCGAGGCCGGGTTCGCCATCGTGGCGCTCGCCATCGCGCTCGACCGGCTGAGCCATGCGGTGGCGACGCGGCAGGGCAGGGTGATTGGCGGACGAATGGTTGCGCGCCACCCTTATCTCGCGGCGGCGCTCGCCACAGTCCTGATCGCGGGGGCTCTGGGTCTGGCGGCGCCGTCGGTGCAGACCTATCCGGCCGCCTGGGAGCTGTCGACCGGCACCTTCTGGAGCCGGGTCGTGGAATGGATCAACGTCAACTTCTTCGACTTCCTCGAGGCGATCAAGAACGCGGTCCTGCTCAACCTCCTCGTCCCGTTCAAGCGCTTCCTTCTGGGTCTGCCTTGGGCAGGGGTTGCCGGTCTTCTCGCCCTCGCGGGCTGGCGGCTCGGCGGCTGGCGCCTCGCGGGTCTGACCGGTGCCCTCGCCGTGCTGATCGCAGTGGCCGGGCTTTGGGAAAAGGCGATGATCACCGTCTATCTCTGCGGGATCTCGACCGTGATCGCGATGCTGATCGGCCTGCCGATCGGCATCCTAGCGGCCGAGCGTGACCGGCTCTGGACCGTGGTGCGCGTGGTCATCGACACGCTCCAGACGCTGCCCTCCTTCGTCTATCTCATGCCGGCGGTGATGCTGTTCCGGGTCGGCGACTTCACCGCGATGATCGCGGTCGTGGCCTTCGCGGTGGCCCCGGCCATCCGCTACACGGTGCTGGGGCTCAGGGGCGTCGATCCGCGGCTGATCGAGGCGGGACGGGCGATGGGCTGCACGGACCGGCAGATCCTCACCCGGATCCGGCTGCGGCTCGCCCTGCCGGAGATCCTTCTTGGCCTCAACCAGACAATCATGTTTGCGCTTTCGATGCTTGTCATCACCGCGCTCGTCGGCACCCGCGATCTGGGGCAGGAGGTCTATATCGCGCTGACCAAGGCCGATCCGGGGCGCGGGCTGGCGGCGGGTCTGGCGGTGGCGTTCATCGCGATCATCGCCGACCGGCTGATCCATGCCGGCGCGAGGGCGGCGCGTGCGCGGCTCGGGCTCGGGGAGGGGGCGGCATGA
- a CDS encoding quaternary amine ABC transporter ATP-binding protein, translating to MTDATSLPSDAKLVCREVWKLFGARAGEVLGALGPEPDVARIVGAGLVPAVRAVNLAVREGEIFVIMGLSGSGKSTLVRLMSRLIEPTSGEILFNGRNLLAASTEEMVEIRRHKMGMVFQHFALLPHLTVLGNVAFPLEIQGVGREEREARARKMIALVGLAGREDALPRQLSGGQQQRVGIARSLAVEPELWFLDEPFSALDPLIRREMQDEFMRLQSVLKKTIVFITHDFDEAIRLADRIAVMKDGAIVQQGTPEEIVMSPATDYVREFTRAVPKAKVVRVKSAMRPATGPASGTVSERATVAEVAPMFLDAGEVLAVTGPDGAVTGHLHRADVVKLMLGG from the coding sequence ATGACCGACGCCACGTCCCTGCCTTCCGACGCCAAGCTTGTCTGCCGAGAGGTCTGGAAACTCTTCGGTGCCCGTGCGGGCGAGGTGTTGGGGGCGCTCGGCCCCGAACCGGACGTCGCGCGCATCGTCGGTGCCGGGCTGGTGCCGGCGGTGCGCGCCGTCAACCTCGCCGTGCGCGAGGGCGAGATCTTCGTGATCATGGGGCTCTCGGGGTCGGGGAAGTCGACGTTGGTGCGCCTGATGTCGCGGCTGATCGAACCGACCTCGGGCGAGATCCTCTTCAACGGCCGCAACCTTCTGGCGGCGTCGACCGAGGAGATGGTGGAGATCCGCCGCCACAAGATGGGGATGGTCTTCCAGCATTTCGCGCTTCTGCCGCATCTGACGGTCTTGGGGAACGTTGCCTTTCCGCTCGAAATCCAGGGCGTGGGGCGGGAGGAGCGCGAGGCGCGGGCACGGAAGATGATCGCGCTCGTCGGCCTGGCAGGGCGGGAGGACGCATTGCCGCGCCAGTTGTCCGGCGGCCAGCAGCAACGGGTGGGCATCGCCCGCTCGCTTGCCGTCGAACCCGAGCTCTGGTTCCTGGACGAACCGTTCTCGGCTCTCGATCCGTTGATCCGGCGCGAGATGCAGGACGAGTTCATGCGTCTGCAATCGGTGCTGAAGAAGACCATCGTCTTCATTACCCACGATTTCGACGAGGCGATCCGGCTGGCCGATCGGATCGCGGTGATGAAGGACGGCGCGATCGTCCAGCAGGGCACGCCGGAAGAGATCGTGATGAGCCCCGCGACCGATTACGTGCGCGAATTCACCCGGGCCGTGCCGAAGGCCAAGGTCGTGCGGGTGAAAAGCGCGATGCGGCCCGCGACAGGTCCGGCCAGCGGAACGGTGTCGGAACGCGCGACGGTGGCCGAAGTGGCGCCGATGTTCCTCGACGCGGGCGAGGTTCTCGCGGTGACGGGGCCGGATGGCGCGGTCACGGGGCACCTCCACCGCGCCGATGTCGTCAAGCTGATGCTCGGAGGGTGA
- a CDS encoding Na/Pi cotransporter family protein gives MPETSPLLFLLHVAGAAALLIWAVRLVRTGVERGWSVPLRRLLRRGAENRLLAALTGTGAAIVLQSSTAVAILTANFVGAGTLAAMAGLAILLGADLGSAIVAQILLTRADWLVPVLLVAGVALFLKANSRDYRMAGRVLIGLALIFVSLAMIRTATEPLRDSAGLVSAMGYLGGDPVTAFVIGALFAWAVHSSVAAVLLFVTLAAEGVLPVTAGIAMVLGANLGGAIIAYVLTLGSDIAARRVIIANLSLRGGGAALALLGLSVFTPPLDLLGATPARQVINLHLVFNLALALLALPAIGPVLQLVSRWVTPPAEAANLSRISALDPAALQHPDRALACAAREVLQMGEGVEAMLRSVVGLYETWNDTTASAIRAKETELDKMHISTKLYLAKLQRNLNDEDVARRGLELADMAVNLESAGNAIADTMLGLARRLDQSGAAFSETGWREIRDFHDRVLSNAQSGLNVLMTLNPDAARALVEEKDHVRDIEQRLQRSHLDRLKQGLTESIETSNIHQETLRALKQVNSAFTMIAYPILSETGDLLASRLSRGKS, from the coding sequence ATGCCTGAAACCTCGCCGCTCTTGTTCCTGCTGCATGTCGCCGGCGCCGCCGCCCTCCTGATCTGGGCCGTGCGGCTGGTTCGGACCGGCGTGGAACGCGGGTGGTCGGTGCCGCTTCGGCGGCTCTTGCGGCGGGGGGCCGAGAACCGGCTGCTGGCCGCGCTGACAGGGACCGGGGCCGCGATCGTCCTGCAAAGCTCGACTGCGGTCGCGATCCTGACCGCGAATTTCGTCGGCGCGGGAACGCTGGCCGCCATGGCGGGCCTCGCGATCCTGCTCGGCGCCGATCTCGGCTCGGCGATCGTGGCGCAGATCCTGCTGACTCGCGCCGACTGGCTGGTGCCGGTGCTGCTGGTGGCGGGCGTGGCGCTTTTCCTCAAGGCCAATAGCCGGGACTACCGGATGGCGGGCCGCGTGCTTATCGGTCTCGCGCTCATCTTCGTGTCGCTGGCGATGATACGAACGGCGACGGAACCGCTCCGCGACAGCGCCGGTCTGGTCAGCGCGATGGGTTATCTCGGCGGCGATCCGGTAACGGCCTTCGTCATTGGGGCGCTCTTCGCCTGGGCCGTGCATTCCTCGGTCGCGGCGGTCCTCCTGTTCGTGACCCTGGCCGCCGAGGGTGTGCTCCCGGTGACGGCCGGCATCGCGATGGTCCTAGGCGCCAATCTCGGCGGCGCGATCATCGCCTATGTCCTTACCCTTGGCTCCGACATTGCCGCGCGCCGCGTGATCATCGCCAACCTCTCGCTCAGGGGCGGCGGCGCGGCCCTTGCGCTGCTTGGTCTCTCGGTCTTCACGCCACCCCTCGACCTTCTCGGCGCCACCCCGGCGCGGCAGGTGATCAACCTGCACCTCGTCTTCAACCTTGCGCTGGCGCTTCTGGCATTGCCGGCGATCGGACCGGTGTTGCAGCTCGTCTCCCGCTGGGTGACGCCGCCTGCCGAGGCCGCGAACCTGTCGCGGATCAGCGCGCTCGACCCCGCAGCCCTTCAGCATCCCGACCGCGCGCTCGCCTGTGCCGCGCGCGAAGTCCTGCAGATGGGCGAAGGGGTGGAGGCGATGCTTCGCTCCGTCGTCGGCCTTTACGAGACATGGAACGACACGACCGCCTCCGCGATCCGCGCGAAGGAAACGGAACTCGACAAAATGCACATCTCAACAAAGCTTTATTTGGCAAAGCTGCAACGAAATCTGAACGACGAGGATGTCGCGCGGCGGGGGCTGGAGCTTGCCGACATGGCGGTCAATCTCGAAAGTGCCGGCAACGCGATCGCCGACACGATGCTCGGCCTAGCGCGGCGGCTCGATCAAAGCGGAGCCGCATTCTCCGAGACCGGCTGGCGCGAGATCCGCGATTTTCACGACCGGGTCCTGTCGAACGCCCAATCCGGCCTGAACGTGCTGATGACGCTCAACCCCGACGCCGCCCGCGCCCTCGTCGAGGAAAAGGACCATGTCCGCGACATCGAACAGCGCCTGCAACGGTCGCATCTCGACCGCCTGAAGCAGGGCCTGACGGAAAGCATCGAGACCTCGAACATCCATCAGGAAACCCTGCGTGCGCTGAAGCAGGTGAACTCCGCCTTCACGATGATCGCCTATCCGATCCTGTCGGAAACGGGCGACCTGCTCGCAAGCCGCCTCAGCCGCGGAAAGAGTTGA
- a CDS encoding phosphotransferase: MSLDRIAALPCWVGEISAEPLAGGLSNESWKVADAAGVHVVRFGEDFPFHHVSRANEVMAARAAHAAGFAPAVEFTAPGVMVSAFVEARTWGEAEVRSDPARLGRLLRDFHARMPREVSGPGVIFWVFHVIRDYARTLAGNGSRFAGDLPLLVSIADAMEAAQVPLPIVYGHHDLLPANFLEDAGGRLWLIDYEYAGFGTAMFDLAGAASNAGMGEAEAEALLAAYFGAPPDSATRRAFDAMQCASLAREAMWAMVSEIFLAAPGADYGAHARDYLGRLDAALDRYQSLHGKIAS, encoded by the coding sequence ATGAGTTTGGACCGCATCGCTGCTTTGCCTTGTTGGGTGGGGGAGATTTCGGCCGAGCCGCTGGCGGGCGGGCTGTCGAACGAGAGCTGGAAGGTCGCCGATGCCGCCGGTGTCCACGTCGTGCGCTTTGGCGAGGACTTCCCGTTCCATCATGTCAGTCGCGCCAACGAGGTGATGGCGGCGCGGGCCGCGCATGCGGCCGGGTTCGCGCCCGCGGTGGAATTCACCGCCCCCGGTGTCATGGTCTCTGCCTTCGTCGAGGCGCGGACCTGGGGGGAGGCGGAGGTCCGCTCCGATCCGGCGCGGCTCGGGCGGCTCCTGCGCGACTTTCATGCGCGGATGCCGCGCGAAGTCTCGGGGCCGGGCGTCATCTTCTGGGTCTTCCACGTCATCCGGGACTATGCCCGGACCCTTGCGGGCAACGGCAGCCGGTTCGCCGGCGATCTGCCGCTTCTGGTGTCGATCGCGGATGCGATGGAGGCCGCGCAGGTGCCACTCCCCATCGTCTATGGTCACCACGATCTTCTGCCCGCGAACTTCCTTGAGGATGCCGGCGGGCGGCTCTGGCTCATCGACTACGAATATGCCGGGTTCGGCACGGCGATGTTCGATCTTGCCGGTGCGGCCTCCAATGCCGGGATGGGGGAGGCAGAGGCAGAGGCGCTGCTGGCGGCCTATTTCGGCGCCCCGCCGGATTCCGCCACGCGACGCGCCTTCGACGCGATGCAATGCGCGAGCCTCGCGCGCGAGGCGATGTGGGCGATGGTGTCGGAAATCTTCCTCGCCGCACCCGGTGCCGACTACGGTGCCCATGCGCGCGACTATCTCGGCCGGCTCGACGCCGCGCTCGACCGTTATCAATCCCTTCACGGAAAGATCGCCTCATGA
- a CDS encoding ABC transporter substrate-binding protein yields MMKRFLLTSAALVLANAGAASAQMTSVGDGEGQVDIVAWPGYIERGETDAAFDWVTKFEEATGCKVNIKTANTSDEMVALMNEGGFDLVTASGDASLRLVAGKRVQAINTDLIPSWSKVDDRLKDAPWFTVDGVHYGVPYQWGPNVLMYNTDVFPEAPTSWNVVFEPMDLPDGKPNKGRVQAYDGPIHVADAAQYLMAHKPELGITSPYELNEDQYKAALDLLRQQRELVSRYWHDAFIQMDDFKNEGVVASGSWPFQVNLLKSEGLPISSTIPSEGATGWADTTMMQADAAHPNCAYKWMEHTLSSNLQSDLSVWFGSNPVTPASCSDGSGMQNAEGCTANGMDDFEKIRFWTTPVANCSQGEGACVPYYRWVSDYIGVIGGR; encoded by the coding sequence ATGATGAAACGGTTTCTGCTGACATCGGCCGCGCTGGTGCTGGCCAATGCGGGCGCTGCGTCCGCGCAGATGACGTCTGTCGGAGACGGCGAGGGGCAGGTCGATATCGTCGCTTGGCCGGGCTATATCGAGCGGGGCGAGACCGATGCCGCCTTCGACTGGGTGACCAAGTTCGAGGAAGCCACCGGCTGCAAGGTCAATATCAAGACCGCTAACACCTCGGACGAAATGGTGGCCCTGATGAACGAGGGCGGTTTCGACCTCGTGACCGCGTCGGGCGACGCCTCACTGCGTCTTGTCGCGGGCAAGCGGGTGCAGGCGATCAACACGGACCTCATTCCCTCCTGGTCGAAGGTGGATGACCGGCTGAAGGACGCGCCCTGGTTCACAGTGGACGGCGTGCATTACGGCGTACCCTACCAGTGGGGGCCGAACGTCCTGATGTACAACACCGATGTCTTCCCCGAGGCGCCCACGTCGTGGAACGTGGTCTTCGAGCCGATGGATCTGCCGGACGGCAAGCCGAACAAGGGCCGGGTTCAGGCCTATGACGGGCCGATCCATGTCGCCGATGCCGCGCAATACCTAATGGCGCACAAGCCGGAACTGGGCATCACGTCGCCCTACGAGCTGAACGAGGACCAGTACAAGGCGGCGCTCGACCTGCTGCGCCAGCAACGCGAACTCGTGAGCCGCTATTGGCATGACGCCTTCATCCAGATGGACGACTTCAAGAACGAGGGCGTCGTCGCCTCCGGCTCCTGGCCGTTCCAGGTCAACCTCCTGAAATCCGAGGGGCTGCCGATCTCCTCGACCATCCCGTCGGAAGGGGCGACGGGCTGGGCCGACACCACGATGATGCAGGCCGACGCCGCGCATCCGAACTGCGCCTACAAGTGGATGGAACACACGCTGTCGTCGAACCTGCAATCCGACCTCTCGGTCTGGTTCGGGTCGAACCCGGTGACGCCGGCCTCGTGCTCCGACGGGTCGGGGATGCAGAACGCGGAAGGCTGCACCGCGAACGGGATGGACGATTTCGAGAAGATCCGGTTCTGGACCACGCCGGTGGCCAACTGCTCGCAAGGGGAAGGGGCGTGCGTGCCCTACTACCGCTGGGTTTCCGACTATATCGGCGTGATCGGCGGCCGCTGA
- a CDS encoding ester cyclase, protein MAISASCAVRALALPVAVMWGMGALAQDALSVVDGYMAAWNAHDSAAAAEFFADGVVYYDASVGTPVEGREAAKTQVVDAFINAAPDAAWTRDGEPVVSGNAVAFEWTFGGTNTGDWADGTKATGKAFSFHGMSLFRVEDGKIARQSDYYDALGFYKQLGLM, encoded by the coding sequence ATGGCAATTTCGGCTTCGTGTGCGGTGCGTGCGCTGGCGCTGCCAGTGGCAGTGATGTGGGGCATGGGCGCCCTGGCGCAGGACGCGCTCTCCGTCGTGGACGGCTACATGGCCGCCTGGAATGCGCATGACAGCGCCGCGGCGGCGGAATTCTTTGCCGACGGGGTCGTCTATTACGATGCCTCGGTCGGCACGCCCGTGGAGGGCAGAGAGGCGGCGAAGACCCAGGTGGTGGATGCTTTCATCAACGCTGCGCCGGACGCGGCCTGGACCCGCGACGGCGAGCCGGTCGTCAGCGGCAACGCCGTCGCCTTCGAATGGACCTTCGGCGGCACGAATACCGGCGACTGGGCCGATGGGACAAAGGCCACCGGCAAGGCGTTCAGCTTCCACGGCATGTCGCTGTTCCGAGTCGAGGACGGCAAGATCGCCCGCCAGTCCGACTATTACGACGCGCTCGGATTCTACAAGCAACTGGGCCTGATGTAA
- a CDS encoding GcvT family protein codes for MTLPSHAQIVVIGGGIIGCSTAYHLARDHKADVVLLEQGKLTSGSTWHAAGLVGQLRSSASITRVLKYSVELYKELAAETGLETGWKMTGCLRLATNEDRWTEYKRLATTARSFGMEMHLVSPEEVKRMWPLMEVSDLVGASWLPTDGQASPSDITQSLAKGARMHGAKIHEEIRVTGFGMEGGRITSVKTSAGEITCEKVVNCAGQWARQVGAMAGIEVPLQAVRHQYIVTGKVPGLAGDAATIRDPDRRTYFKEEVGGLVMGGYEPNPQPLPTGDIPNDWQFHLFEDDYDHFEQHLVQAMARVPALETVGVKQMINGPESFTPDGNFILGPAPECANMYVGAGFNAFGIASGGGAGWVLADWVMNGEAPLDLWVVDIRRFSAMHRDRQWVSDRTCEAYGKHYTIGFPHEEYTSGRPRITSPLYERLKAHRAVFGSKLGWERANWFATEGMVAEDVYSMGRQNWFAPVGEEHRHVREAVGIFDQSSFAKYEVTGADAARALEHVFANKVAKGPGRLTYTQALNSRGGIECDLTVAQLAEDRFYLVTGTGFRTHDHAWIAEHLPKGDVAFRDITEDWGVLSLMGPKAREVMARVTEADVSNAAFPFGHVREIGVAGATVRALRVTYVGELGWELHVPLAATGAVFDALMAAGAGAGIRPVGYRAIESLRLEKGYRAWSSDITPNDTPFEAGLGWAVKLRSNAEFIGRPALEAAWGGRLKKRLAGFTLDDPDAVLVGRETILRDGQPVGYLTSGGYGYTVGKSIGYGYVRNPDGVTDDFLGSGRYELVVANEVLPARIAMAPFYDPENLRIRS; via the coding sequence ATGACCTTGCCTTCGCACGCCCAGATCGTCGTCATCGGCGGCGGCATCATCGGCTGTTCGACCGCCTATCACCTCGCGCGAGACCACAAGGCGGACGTTGTGCTTCTGGAGCAGGGGAAGCTCACCTCCGGCTCCACCTGGCATGCGGCGGGATTGGTGGGGCAGCTCCGGTCGTCGGCCTCGATCACCCGGGTGCTGAAATACTCGGTCGAGCTTTACAAGGAACTGGCGGCGGAGACGGGGCTGGAGACCGGGTGGAAGATGACCGGCTGCCTGCGCCTTGCCACCAACGAGGACCGCTGGACCGAATACAAGCGGCTCGCCACGACGGCGCGGAGCTTCGGGATGGAGATGCATCTCGTGTCGCCGGAAGAGGTGAAGCGGATGTGGCCCTTGATGGAGGTCTCCGATCTCGTCGGGGCAAGCTGGCTGCCGACGGACGGTCAGGCGTCCCCTTCCGACATCACCCAGAGCCTCGCCAAGGGCGCGCGGATGCATGGGGCGAAGATCCATGAAGAGATCCGGGTCACGGGCTTCGGAATGGAGGGCGGAAGGATCACCTCCGTCAAGACCTCGGCGGGTGAGATCACCTGCGAGAAAGTCGTGAACTGCGCCGGGCAATGGGCGCGGCAGGTGGGCGCGATGGCGGGGATCGAGGTGCCGCTCCAGGCCGTGCGCCACCAGTATATCGTGACCGGGAAGGTGCCGGGGCTGGCGGGCGACGCGGCGACGATCCGCGACCCGGACCGGCGCACCTATTTCAAGGAAGAGGTCGGCGGCCTCGTCATGGGCGGCTATGAGCCGAACCCGCAGCCCCTGCCCACGGGCGATATTCCGAACGACTGGCAGTTCCACCTCTTCGAGGACGACTACGACCATTTCGAACAGCATCTGGTGCAGGCGATGGCGCGGGTGCCGGCGCTGGAGACGGTCGGCGTCAAGCAAATGATCAACGGGCCGGAGAGCTTCACCCCGGACGGCAACTTCATCCTCGGTCCCGCGCCCGAATGCGCCAACATGTATGTCGGCGCCGGGTTCAACGCTTTCGGGATCGCGAGCGGTGGCGGCGCGGGCTGGGTGCTGGCCGACTGGGTCATGAACGGCGAGGCGCCGCTCGACCTCTGGGTGGTCGATATCAGGCGGTTCTCGGCGATGCATCGCGACCGGCAATGGGTTTCGGACCGGACCTGCGAGGCCTATGGCAAACATTACACGATCGGTTTTCCGCATGAGGAATACACCTCCGGCCGGCCGCGCATCACCTCACCGCTTTACGAGCGGCTGAAGGCGCATCGGGCGGTCTTCGGTTCGAAGCTCGGCTGGGAGCGGGCGAACTGGTTCGCAACCGAGGGGATGGTGGCCGAGGACGTCTATTCGATGGGCCGCCAGAACTGGTTCGCCCCGGTCGGAGAGGAACACCGGCATGTGCGCGAGGCGGTCGGCATCTTCGACCAGTCGTCCTTCGCGAAATACGAAGTGACCGGGGCGGATGCAGCCCGCGCGCTCGAACATGTCTTCGCCAACAAGGTCGCCAAGGGGCCGGGGCGGCTGACCTATACGCAGGCGCTGAACTCGCGCGGCGGGATCGAATGCGACCTGACCGTCGCGCAACTGGCCGAGGACCGGTTCTACCTGGTCACCGGCACCGGGTTCCGCACCCATGACCACGCCTGGATCGCGGAACATCTTCCGAAAGGCGACGTGGCGTTCCGCGATATTACCGAGGATTGGGGCGTGCTGTCGCTAATGGGGCCGAAGGCACGGGAGGTGATGGCGCGGGTGACCGAAGCGGATGTGTCGAACGCGGCGTTCCCCTTCGGCCATGTGCGGGAGATCGGCGTCGCCGGCGCAACAGTCCGGGCGCTGCGCGTGACCTATGTGGGGGAGCTGGGCTGGGAACTGCATGTCCCGCTGGCTGCGACGGGGGCAGTCTTCGATGCGCTGATGGCGGCGGGCGCGGGCGCGGGGATCCGGCCGGTCGGCTACCGGGCGATTGAATCGCTGCGGCTGGAGAAGGGCTATCGCGCCTGGTCGTCCGATATCACCCCGAACGACACGCCGTTCGAGGCCGGGCTCGGCTGGGCGGTGAAGCTACGTTCGAATGCGGAATTCATTGGTCGCCCGGCGCTGGAAGCGGCATGGGGCGGGCGTCTGAAAAAGCGCCTGGCCGGGTTCACGCTCGACGATCCCGATGCCGTTCTGGTCGGGCGCGAGACGATCCTGCGGGACGGGCAGCCGGTCGGGTATCTGACCTCGGGCGGGTATGGGTACACGGTCGGCAAGAGCATCGGCTACGGCTATGTCCGCAACCCGGACGGCGTCACCGACGATTTCCTCGGCTCGGGGCGCTACGAACTTGTCGTGGCCAATGAGGTTCTTCCGGCGCGGATCGCGATGGCGCCATTCTACGACCCGGAGAACCTGCGTATTCGATCCTGA